In a single window of the Zea mays cultivar B73 chromosome 5, Zm-B73-REFERENCE-NAM-5.0, whole genome shotgun sequence genome:
- the LOC111589264 gene encoding protein DOG1-like 2, with protein sequence MREIEDAAASAQEALTTATMVELAGGGGRDAGAMDREMQAKAEGMRRVLEMADALRLETMREVVALLRPAQAVHFLLAAAELHLAVHDFGRHKDDRAGNFAATAPPE encoded by the exons ATGCGCGAGATCGAGGACGCCGCCGCGAGCGCACAG GAAGCGCTGACGACGGCGACAATGGTGGAGCTcgcgggcggcggcggcagggacgCGGGGGCCATGGACCGGGAGATGCAGGCGAAGGCGGAGGGGATGAGGCGGGTGCTGGAG ATGGCGGACGCGCTGCGCCTCGAGACGATGCGCGAGGTGGTGGCGCTGCTCCGCCCCGCGCAGGCCGTGCACttcctcctcgccgccgccgagctccACCTCGCCGTGCACGACTTCGGGCGCCACAAGGACGACCGCGCCGGCAACTTCGCCGCCACCGCGCCGCCGGAGTGA